A stretch of DNA from Anopheles ziemanni chromosome 3, idAnoZiCoDA_A2_x.2, whole genome shotgun sequence:
ACGTGAATCGTTTTTCGCTTGTTGACggcgaaaattaaattgatgttGTCAAACATTCCACAATCAAAATTATGCAaacaaacttatttgtttCGCGCTTCTAGACGCTATCTAAACATAcaaggaaaagtgaagaagATGGGACCGGGTTTAGAAAATCTTGGTAAGCCGATTATACGTACAGGCCAATTTTGTTacctttttaaaaatcgatttgcTTCTTTTCGTAGAAAATGACGTCATCATGGAAATGGTAGAAATATACGTAAACGCAATACTATACAAACGAAACCTCTATCCGGAAGCAATTTTTCGTGCCCGCAAAGCGTACAACATTCCCGTGTACATGTCGATTTACAAGACTTTGAACGAGTACATCGAGAAGACCCTTCGGGCGGCCCGTGAATTGAATCGGACGCACAAACTGCGGCGTTTGGAGGTGCTCATCTACCACGACGAGGAGAAACCGAAGGAAAGTTACGTGTTCGACTTTGATCATAAAGGGTTTGCCCTGGAAAAAGATCAATGTATGCTTGCGTTCGAGGAAGAGCTACGATCATCACTGCTGGCGCTAGACTCCCGGATGAAAGATCTGAAACCGCTCCCCGCGGACGACGATGTGCGATTTAAAATTGTACTTCACACGACGGAGTCGGC
This window harbors:
- the LOC131288168 gene encoding DNA polymerase zeta subunit 2 is translated as MGPGLENLENDVIMEMVEIYVNAILYKRNLYPEAIFRARKAYNIPVYMSIYKTLNEYIEKTLRAARELNRTHKLRRLEVLIYHDEEKPKESYVFDFDHKGFALEKDQCMLAFEEELRSSLLALDSRMKDLKPLPADDDVRFKIVLHTTESAFVKIGTDPRLQSFPFVKNNAIEEAMEKSKIQLLPVQHTSSVGIQVYVEEYN